The following proteins are encoded in a genomic region of Galbibacter sp. BG1:
- a CDS encoding LytR/AlgR family response regulator transcription factor has product MNVIIIEDEAPSARRLQRMLESLNVQVSQVLHSVEESIAWFSNNTHPDLIFLDIQLSDGLSFEIFDVITVKSAIIFTTAYDEYALQAFKLNSIDYLLKPIDDEELELAVKKYQDFKPINREVQLNFEDIKKLLVNPLEREYRKRFTVKVGQHIKLIPLDEVVCFYSENKGTYLHTMENRSYLLDGSLETVQEELNPEKFFRVNRKFCINIDAVKDIISYTNARLQLKLLNFNEQEIIVSRERVKDFKDWLS; this is encoded by the coding sequence ATGAATGTAATAATTATAGAAGATGAAGCTCCCTCAGCCAGAAGACTGCAGCGAATGTTGGAAAGTCTTAATGTGCAAGTTTCCCAAGTGCTGCATTCCGTAGAAGAATCCATCGCTTGGTTCTCCAACAACACCCATCCGGACCTTATATTTTTGGATATTCAATTATCAGATGGACTCTCATTTGAAATTTTTGATGTAATCACCGTAAAAAGTGCTATTATTTTTACTACGGCTTATGATGAGTATGCTTTGCAGGCTTTTAAGCTGAACAGCATTGATTACCTTTTAAAACCAATTGATGATGAAGAATTGGAACTAGCAGTGAAAAAATATCAAGACTTCAAACCGATCAACAGGGAAGTGCAACTAAACTTCGAGGATATTAAAAAGCTTTTAGTAAATCCGCTGGAACGCGAATACAGAAAGCGCTTTACGGTAAAAGTAGGACAGCATATAAAACTTATTCCATTGGACGAGGTTGTTTGTTTTTACAGTGAAAACAAGGGAACGTATTTGCATACCATGGAAAACCGGAGTTATTTGTTGGATGGCAGTTTAGAGACTGTCCAGGAAGAATTAAACCCAGAGAAATTTTTTAGGGTGAACCGAAAGTTCTGTATTAATATTGATGCGGTAAAAGACATTATAAGCTATACCAACGCTCGATTGCAATTAAAACTTTTGAATTTTAATGAACAAGAAATCATTGTAAGCCGTGAGCGGGTAAAAGATTTTAAAGATTGGTTGAGCTAG
- a CDS encoding 2TM domain-containing protein, with protein MTNQNYNLKLQKAKRRVKELKSFYSHLAVFLIINGFIMVHFFISTLKTGESFWQWTNFLTMAFWGIGLIFHALHTFGRNIFFSKEWEQQQIDKYMEEEKQHEQSLG; from the coding sequence ATGACAAATCAAAATTATAACCTTAAATTACAAAAGGCGAAAAGAAGGGTGAAAGAACTTAAAAGTTTTTATTCGCATTTGGCGGTTTTTCTAATTATAAACGGCTTTATAATGGTACACTTCTTTATTTCTACCCTAAAAACCGGAGAAAGTTTTTGGCAATGGACTAATTTTTTAACGATGGCTTTTTGGGGTATTGGATTAATCTTTCATGCGTTGCATACCTTTGGAAGAAACATTTTTTTCTCTAAAGAATGGGAGCAGCAGCAAATTGATAAATACATGGAAGAAGAGAAACAGCATGAACAGTCCTTGGGATAA
- a CDS encoding 2TM domain-containing protein, producing MENLDKQNKYLKAKERVEELKKFYNSLTSYVLVISVLAAINYYIDQWRYPWFLWAAGPWGIGLLFHAAKIYGWNPAFSKNWEERKIKEYMEKDNDNYKSSRWE from the coding sequence ATGGAAAATCTAGACAAACAAAACAAATATTTAAAGGCTAAAGAACGGGTGGAAGAATTAAAAAAGTTCTACAACAGTTTAACTTCCTACGTGTTAGTTATAAGTGTCTTGGCAGCTATAAATTATTATATAGACCAATGGAGGTATCCTTGGTTTTTGTGGGCAGCCGGACCGTGGGGAATCGGACTCTTGTTTCATGCCGCTAAAATATATGGTTGGAACCCCGCATTTTCCAAAAACTGGGAAGAACGTAAAATAAAAGAGTATATGGAAAAGGATAACGATAATTATAAATCCTCCCGTTGGGAATAA